TGAACCGGGTAAATGCCAGTGCCCTTGGGGAGATGTCCGTTGCCGTTACGTGCCCGCAATGGTGCAGCAGATGGAAGGTCTGGATCCCGCAGCCGGTCCCCAGGTCCAAGGCGCGTTTGGTGTGTTGTCTGACGGTGGTTTGGACCAACGTTGTGGAGGCGCGGCCAATGCCCAGGACATGGTCATGACGCAGGACTCCCGGCTGCTGATGAGCTGCGAGGTCACTGGCGACCCAGAGTTCGGCACCGCCGCTGCCATCTGCATTCGCGTCCCAACCGTACGGGCGCAGGTCTACCGCGACCTGGACGACGCCGCCATCCACGGAGGCCAGGCCGAGTTCCACGAGTCCTTGGGTACGGATTCCGGGCAGGGCTGAGTCAACGTCGGCCACGGACTGTGGGACGGCCAGCAGCCAGAGACGGACAATCACAGCCAGTGACCGGACCGCGGGATTGTGCGAGTCCTTCAACCGCTCGGTGGCCAGGAGCGCGGGAACCACCTGGTCCCTGCTGAGCGCTGCCGAGGCCGACTCCCCCAGCAGGGCAGCCACGCCGTCCACGGTGTAGGAGAGGGCGCGAAGGTCCCCTGCAAGCACCTGGAGCAGCCCGGGTTGGTCGCTTCGGGGAGCATCGGCAGTGTTGCCGGCGGTAAACAAGAATGCTGTGTCAGTCACCCTGCAAGTGTAGGGGCGGCCCGCCGGTCCGGGCGGCCCCGTTCCGGGCTATGTGGACAAAGGACGCCGCTGGAACCCGGTAGCGTGGAATCATGCTCAACTTCTCCTCCACAAGGCGCCGCGCGGGCCTTGGTGCCTTGGCCGCTGGTGTCCTGCTGGGGGTCAGCGCCTGCCAGGCGCCGGTCAACATCGCAGATGCAGACGTTCCCGCTTGGAAGGAAAAGGTCCTCCCGGCAGCAAGCGGCGTGGTCCTGGAGGACTCCGGCAAGATTCTCAACCGGGACCCCTTGGTCAAGGAATCGCCCAGCGTGCCCGCCGGGACCTACACGCTCACCATGGCCTGCGACGGCGGCGGCAAGGCCTACTTCGCAGTCTCCTTGAGCGGAAACAAAATCGCCGATGCGGCTGCAGCATGCAACGGCAGCCTCGATGTGGTGAAAATCAAAGTGCCTGCCGCCGGCCCCCTCAACATCTCGACAAGCAGCGTCGATGCCCCACTGATCTACGCATATCACCTGGCTCCGACGGCAGGCTAGAAAGCCCCGGATTCTTCCACCGACAAGTCTTCAGACAATGGCCGCCCGGGCGTAAAGTCAGTCCATGGGCAGCAAGGCAGCTTGCTCGGTGATGTCACAGCGGCTGGCGAGGGCCGCCGTCGTGCTTCTCGTTGTCCTGTGCGGCGGCGTAGCCGGTTGCGAATACACCTATGAGGACGGCGGCAGGCCGGAGGCCACCGCCACCTCCACTGCAGGAAACGTCGCCCTCCCGCCCGATCCGGCGCTGGAAGAAACTGTCAGTGGTGATGCCCTTGAAGAATGGGCAAAGGCTGCGCTGCCTGAGTCGCAAGGACAGTCGTTCTACTCCAGCACCGGCTATCTGAACCCCGGTGAGTCCAAATCCGAGCAAACAGTGCAGTTGCCCGGAGGCACGTACGCCGTGACGTTGGCATGCCGTGGTACCCGCAGGGTGACGTTCTCCGTCACGTTGAACGATGTGGCCCTGGTGGACCTGACGTTGGGGTGCGCCAACGCGCGGGTAAGCGTGGTTCAACTGGACAAGGACGCCATCCTGTCCATCACGGTCGGATCCAGGTCCGATGCCAATTTCGCCTACCGGGTGAGCAGGCTTTGAGACCGCGCTAAGCGGCTTCGCATCCTCCGGGGCAGCGCAGCGTTTCCGGGCTTGAGGCGCATTCGGCACAGTACAGGGTCAGAGTCCGGCAACTGAGGTTGGAGCAATTCTCGAACTTGTTGGTGGGGGCAGCGCAGCGGACGCATTCGCCGATGGTTTTAGCGTCCTCGCTGAACTCAACGTGCATGCGCTTGTCGAAGACGTAGAGGGAACCTTCCCAGAGCCCTTTGTCCTTGAACGTTTCTCCGTAGCGGACAATCCCGCCATCCAACTGGTAGACCTCTTTGAAGCCCCTGTTGACCATCAGGCTGGACAGGACTTCGCAGCGGATTCCCCCGGTGCAATAGGTGACGACCGGCTTGTCCTTGAGGTCGTCGTACTTGCCCGAGTCCAGTTCCTTGATGAAGTCGTGCGTGGTGTCCACGTCCGGAACGATCGCGTCCTTGAACTTGCCGATCTGTGCCTCGAACGCGTTGCGGCCGTCAAAGAACACCACGTCCTCGCCACTGGACTTCCTGGCCTCCACCAGCGCGTGGAGTTCCTCCGGCTGCAGGTGCTTGCCGCCGCCCACCACGCCGTTGTCATCAACCTTGAGTTCCCCGGGAGCACCGAACGACACGATTTCATCGCGGACCTTGACGCTGAGGCGCGGGAAATCTGCGGCGCTTCCCTCCGACCATTTGAAGTCGATCCCGTGGAAGCCCTTATATTCACGCGTGGTCTTCACGTACTGCTTCATGTTGTTCAGCTCGCCGCCCACCGTGGCATTGATGCCGTCCTTCGATATAAGGATCCGACCGGTAAGGCCCAGTTTCTCGCACAGGGCGCGCTGCCACAGACGCACGGCGTCGGGGTCGGCGATCGGAGTAAAGCCATAGAAGAGCACAATTCGGTTCAAAGCCACTATTCAAGGGTACTTGGTGCAGTAAAATCGCCGGCCGTCCGCGCTTCCGGCCCGGCTGGCGCAGCGCCTGCCGATAGGAGAAGTCACAATTCCATAAGCAAGCATTCCGGGGCTGATCCGGCTCTGTTGCTTCATGGTGCGCTGGCATACTCTCTCTACATGAGTCCAGACGCCTTGGTTGAAGACATTGCGCACCTTTTGGAAGTCTGGGTAGCCGGCTGGTCCGGCTGCCGCGGCTATGAGTCACGCCAAGAAGGCCGCTTCCCTGCTGCGCTTCGCGCCGACAAAACCGGTGACTGGGAGTATTTTGCCCATGATCCCTCGGACGAAGAGTTCACCGCCCTTGCGGGCAAGACCGCAGAAGCCCCCACCCGGATCCTGACGGTCCTCACCAACGACGTCCAACGGTACAAGTACCTGGCTGAACAGCACAGGCTGACCGTGACGTCCGCATCGCAAACCATGATGATCGTGGACATGGAAACCCAGGATTCCGAGGACCCGTGGCTGCCCGACGACGACCTCGAACTCGCCACCTCCGAATCCAACGGAGTCCACTACGCCGTGGTTCATTCCGGCGAGCAGGTGGCCGCCAGCGGACGGGTCTTCGTGGTGGACGGTACCGCCGTCTTCGACAAGATCGTCACCGAGCCGGACTTCCAGCGCCGTGGGTTGGGAAGCTTCATCATGAAGGCCCTCGCCGCCCAAGCCTTCTCGCATGATGTGGAGAACGGGCTTTTGCTGGCATCCCTCGACGGCCAGAAGCTCTACTCCCATCTTGGCTGGGACGTGGTGTGCCACGTGCTCATGATGTCCGCCAGCGGCACTGACGGGTCCGACCTGTCGGGGGCCTAGCTTCTCGCTCCGACAGCTGGTTGTGTAAGGTTCGACGGCGGCGCCCTCGGGTGCCGCCGTTGGTGTGCCCGCACAGTGACAGAATGATTCGGTGGCTGCACCTCATTCATTGATCTCCCTGCTGGGCCGGACGCCGGACCCTGAGCAGTTGCGCCATGTCCACACCATCCCCGCCAGGAAGGCCGTCAACGAGCCGTGGCCGGGCTGGGTCCACCCCGACGTCGTGGGCGCCTATGAGGCCCTGGGGATCCACGAACCGTACCGGCACCAGGTCCAGGCAGCCGACCTCGCCCACTCCGGACAGCACGTGGTCATCGCCACTGGAACGGCATCCGGAAAGTCGCTCGCCTACCAACTGCCGGCTTTGGACGCGATACACCGTTCCGAGTTGCGAGTCCTGGCCGACCCCGGGAAGATCCACGACGACGGTGCCGTCACCCTGTACTTGTCCCCCACCAAGGCACTGGCGGCCGACCAGCTCGCGGCGATCCGCTCGCTGAAGCTGCCCACCGTAAGGGCAGAGACCTACGACGGCGACACCGACGTTGCGTCGCGCCGTTGGATCCGTGATCACGCGAACTTCATCCTGGCCAACCCGGACATGCTGCACTTCGGAATCCTGCCCAACCACACCTGGTGGGCAAAGTTCTTCCGTCGGCTGCGCTACGTGATTGTGGACGAAGCCCACAGCTACCGCGGTGTCTTCGGCTCCCATGTGGCCAACCTGATGCGGCGCCTCCGGCGGATCTGCGCCTACTACGGTGCAGGAAACACGTTCCCCGAGCCGGTGTTCATTGCCGCGTCTGCCACTGCCTCCGACCCCGGCGTTTCTTTTGGCCGGCTCATCGGTGCCCCTGTCAGGGAGGTTTCCGAGGACTGCTCGCCTCACGGTTCCACCACAGTTGCTTTTTGGGAGCCGGCGCTCACGGACGTCAAGGGTGAGAACGGGGCCAAACAGCGGCGGACCGCCGTAGCCGAAACAGCTGACATCCTGGCAAACCTCGTTTCCTCGCGAGTGCGGACCATCGCTTTCATCAAGTCGCGCCGCGGAGCCGAGTCCATTGCCTCCATCACCAAAAGACTCCTGGACGAGGTGGATCCCAGCTTGCCGGGGCGCGTTGCTGCCTATAGATCCGGGTACCTGCCCGAAGAGCGGCGGGCCTTGGAGCAAGCCCTGAGGTCCGGTCAGTTGCTGGGCGTTTCCAGTACCTCGGCCTTGGAACTGGGCATCGATATTTCGGGGCTGGATGCGGTGCTGGTGGCTGGATGGCCGGGCACCCGGGCTTCGCTTTTCCAACAGATTGGCAGGGCCGGGCGGGCAGGACAGGATGCCATCGCCGCTTTCGTGGCCAGCGACGACCCCTTGGACACGTACCTGGTGAACCATCCCGAGGCCATCTTTGACGTGTCTGTGGAAGCCACCGTCTTTGATCCCGGCAATCCGTACGTTCTTGGTCCCCATTTGTGTGCCGCAGCCGCTGAGTTGCCGATCGGGCCGGCCGAGCTCGACCTGTTTGGCCCCACCTCCGAAGGTCTGCTGGACCGTCTTGTGGTCCAGGGATACCTCCGCAAACGGCCTGCGGGTTGGTTCTGGACCCATCCGGAGAGTGCTGCCGGCATGGTGAACCTCCGGGCGGACGGAGGCGGTCCAGTGAGCATCGTTGATGCCGAAACCGGATCGCTCCTGGGGACCATGGACTCGCCGCAAACCCACTACCAGGCCCACACAGGTGCGATCTACGTCCACCAAGGTGAGAGTTACCTTGTGGAGGACCTCAACGAGGCCGACCATTGCGTGATGGTGCGCCGGGTCAACCCCGACTTCTACACCACGGCGCGCGACGTGACCCAGATTGAGGTCCTCGAAACGTCGCGCTCGGTCCAGTGGGGCGACATCACCGTTCATTTTGGCGACGTCAAAGTAACCACGCAAGTTGTCTCCTTCCAACGCAAGGCCCTGATTTCCAACGAGATCCTCGGTGAAGAACCCTTGGAGCTGGGTGCCCGGGACCTCTTTACCAAGGCCGTCTGGTTTGTAGTGGATAACCGCTCGCTTCACGGGGCAGGGCTGGTGGAAGCAGAGTTCCCGGGGGCACTTCATGCGGCAGAACACGCCGCCATTGGGCTCCTTCCCTTGGTTGCCTCCAGTGACCGCTGGGACATCGGCGGCGTCTCCACTGCCCTCCATGCCGACACCGGTGTGCCCACGATCTTCGTCTACGACGGACATCCAGGTGGCGCCGGGTTCGCTGAGCGGGGCTTTGAAAAGGCCAAGATCTGGTTGACGGCAACCAAAGAAGCCATTCAGGCCTGTGAGTGTGAGGCCGGCTGCCCGTCCTGCGTCCAGTCCCCCAAATGCGGCAACAAGAACAACCCGCTGGACAAGGCAGCCGCCATCACGCTGCTGGGTGTGTTGCTGAAGGACGCCATCTAGGCCCCTCCAGGACGACCCTGCGAACACCGGCGCCTACGGAGGTGGCCCTGCCCGCGCCCGTCCCGTAGCGACTCCCCAGTCGAATGGATGAGCCAACTCGGTAGCCACGTCAGCTACGTTCCCTCCGGTTACGGTGCAGGATGTGACTGTTGCATCGTGCCGCGCCGCTACTTCGGAGGCCACCGCGCACGGTTCCCCTGAAGTGAGGCCCCTGGCAGCATCGGCGGCGGCGAGCGCAGCCAGGTCCGCAGCGGACGCAGCCCTGGACGCCATCACCCCTGCCTGGGCCAGGACCAGGACGCCCACGAGCAAGGCCATCACCACTGCACCCAGTGTCAGCGCGAGAACTGTTCCCGCCCCGCGCTCAGGAGGGACAGGTGACGGAAACGGGTTCATGGCGTGCCGGCCCTTGAGCCCGCTGATTCGGCACCAGCCCCCGAACCCGCTGACTCTGCGCGGGCGGAAGCCGACGCCGTCAACGTCCAGGGGATCAGCGATCCCACGGCTCCGCCTACCCGGGCCGAGGCTGTCACCGTGATCCACCCAGCGTCGTCGGTGACGGAGGAACTGACGCCGTCACCGGCAAGCCGCCTCACAATTCCTTCCACGGCCCCACCCGTCTCGCCCCGCGCGGAGGCCCGGGCTCCTGCCGTCGCAGCTTCCTCCAACCGCAGTTGTGTGATCCCCGCAGCGCCGCCTGCCAGCAGGAAGGCCAAAAGCAAGACCACGGCCGGCAAGGCAACGGCGAACTCCGCAGTCACGGCGCCCGACTCCTCCCCGCCCTCCTGCTGGCTGGATGATGGTCCCGTCTTCTGGCTGGATGTTGGTCCGGCACAGGCA
Above is a genomic segment from Arthrobacter sp. YN containing:
- the trhO gene encoding oxygen-dependent tRNA uridine(34) hydroxylase TrhO, translated to MALNRIVLFYGFTPIADPDAVRLWQRALCEKLGLTGRILISKDGINATVGGELNNMKQYVKTTREYKGFHGIDFKWSEGSAADFPRLSVKVRDEIVSFGAPGELKVDDNGVVGGGKHLQPEELHALVEARKSSGEDVVFFDGRNAFEAQIGKFKDAIVPDVDTTHDFIKELDSGKYDDLKDKPVVTYCTGGIRCEVLSSLMVNRGFKEVYQLDGGIVRYGETFKDKGLWEGSLYVFDKRMHVEFSEDAKTIGECVRCAAPTNKFENCSNLSCRTLTLYCAECASSPETLRCPGGCEAA
- a CDS encoding GNAT family N-acetyltransferase, which encodes MSPDALVEDIAHLLEVWVAGWSGCRGYESRQEGRFPAALRADKTGDWEYFAHDPSDEEFTALAGKTAEAPTRILTVLTNDVQRYKYLAEQHRLTVTSASQTMMIVDMETQDSEDPWLPDDDLELATSESNGVHYAVVHSGEQVAASGRVFVVDGTAVFDKIVTEPDFQRRGLGSFIMKALAAQAFSHDVENGLLLASLDGQKLYSHLGWDVVCHVLMMSASGTDGSDLSGA
- a CDS encoding DEAD/DEAH box helicase; amino-acid sequence: MAAPHSLISLLGRTPDPEQLRHVHTIPARKAVNEPWPGWVHPDVVGAYEALGIHEPYRHQVQAADLAHSGQHVVIATGTASGKSLAYQLPALDAIHRSELRVLADPGKIHDDGAVTLYLSPTKALAADQLAAIRSLKLPTVRAETYDGDTDVASRRWIRDHANFILANPDMLHFGILPNHTWWAKFFRRLRYVIVDEAHSYRGVFGSHVANLMRRLRRICAYYGAGNTFPEPVFIAASATASDPGVSFGRLIGAPVREVSEDCSPHGSTTVAFWEPALTDVKGENGAKQRRTAVAETADILANLVSSRVRTIAFIKSRRGAESIASITKRLLDEVDPSLPGRVAAYRSGYLPEERRALEQALRSGQLLGVSSTSALELGIDISGLDAVLVAGWPGTRASLFQQIGRAGRAGQDAIAAFVASDDPLDTYLVNHPEAIFDVSVEATVFDPGNPYVLGPHLCAAAAELPIGPAELDLFGPTSEGLLDRLVVQGYLRKRPAGWFWTHPESAAGMVNLRADGGGPVSIVDAETGSLLGTMDSPQTHYQAHTGAIYVHQGESYLVEDLNEADHCVMVRRVNPDFYTTARDVTQIEVLETSRSVQWGDITVHFGDVKVTTQVVSFQRKALISNEILGEEPLELGARDLFTKAVWFVVDNRSLHGAGLVEAEFPGALHAAEHAAIGLLPLVASSDRWDIGGVSTALHADTGVPTIFVYDGHPGGAGFAERGFEKAKIWLTATKEAIQACECEAGCPSCVQSPKCGNKNNPLDKAAAITLLGVLLKDAI
- a CDS encoding Rv3654c family TadE-like protein encodes the protein MNPFPSPVPPERGAGTVLALTLGAVVMALLVGVLVLAQAGVMASRAASAADLAALAAADAARGLTSGEPCAVASEVAARHDATVTSCTVTGGNVADVATELAHPFDWGVATGRARAGPPP
- a CDS encoding TadE family type IV pilus minor pilin gives rise to the protein MTAEFAVALPAVVLLLAFLLAGGAAGITQLRLEEAATAGARASARGETGGAVEGIVRRLAGDGVSSSVTDDAGWITVTASARVGGAVGSLIPWTLTASASARAESAGSGAGAESAGSRAGTP